The following proteins are co-located in the Solanum pennellii chromosome 1, SPENNV200 genome:
- the LOC107004795 gene encoding phenylalanine--tRNA ligase beta subunit, cytoplasmic isoform X2: protein MLEMRVKTETSKIRPYVVCAVLRGVTFDEAKYNSFIELQDRLHQNICRRRTLVAIGTHDLDTIEGPFTYEALPPAEINFVPLKQTRNFRADELMEFYKSDLKLKKFLHIIENSPVYPVIYDCKRTVLSLPPIINGAHSAISLKTKNVFIECTATDLTKANIVLNTMVTMFSVYCERKFEVEPVKVTYPDGKSYVCPDLSIYNMNVPLSYITGIIGVKLPEDKVASLLHKMQLRAEKSVSEDKEVKFVVSVPPTRSDVLHPCDVAEDVAIAYGYNEIPKRKPASLNPLPLSQFSDLIRTEIAMTGYTEVLTWILCSKKEIFSMLNREEDNSAVTIADSRTSEFEVVRPSLMPGLLRTVGHNKDHPKPIKIFEVGDIVLLDDTKDVGAVNRRHLAALYCGANSGFELIHGLVDKIMEATGTNFVSPGNSTGYYIEKSEEPAFLQGRQANVIYGGKRIGTFGIVHPKVLKEYDIPDVCSFLELDMQSFL, encoded by the exons ATGCTTGAAATGCGTGTGAAAACAGAG ACATCCAAGATTCGTCCATATGTTGTATGTGCTGTTTTAAGAGGTGTAACATTTGATGAGGCTAAGTACAATAGCTTCATTGAACTACAAGATAGGCTGCATCAAAACATTTGCAG GCGAAGAACCTTGGTGGCAATTGGTACCCATGACCTAGATACAATTGAAGGACCTTTCACGTATGAG GCTTTGCCTCCTGCTGAAATAAATTTTGTGCCATTGAAGCAg ACCAGAAACTTCAGAGCTGATGAGCTGATGGAATTTTACAAA TCGGATTTGAAGCTGAAGAAGTTTCTACACATAATCGAGAATTCACCCGTGTACCCTGTTATATATGATTGTAAAAG GACTGTTTTGTCTTTACCCCCCATTATTAATGGTGCACATTCAGCCATTTCGCTGAAAACAAAGAACGTGTTTATAGAATGTACAGCCACAGATTTGACGAAGGCCAACATTGTTCTGAACACGATG GTAACTATGTTTTCAGTGTACTGTGAGCGGAAGTTTGAAGTTGAACCAGTTAAAGTTACATATCCTGATGGAAAATCGTATGTTTGTCCCGATCTTTCAATCTACAACATGAATGTGCCTTTGTCCTACATTACTGGCATCATTGGAGTTAAATTGCCGGAGGATAAG GTGGCTAGTTTGTTGCATAAAATGCAATTGCGTGCAGAGAAATCTGTATCAGAAGATAAAGAAGTCAAGTTTGTTGTATCTGTTCCTCCCACAAGAAGTGACGTTCTTCATCCATGTGATGTAGCGGAG GATGTTGCAATTGCTTATGGCTACAATGAGATCCCAAAGAGAAAACCTGCATCTTTGAATCCTTTACCTCTCAGTCAATTCAGTGATCTTATTCGTACAGAG ATTGCAATGACTGGTTATACTGAGGTGTTAACATGGATCTTGTGTTCCAAGAAAGAAATTTTCTCCATGTTGAACCGTGAAGAGGATAATTCTGCTGTGACCATTGCTGATTCTCGTACGTCTGAATTTGAG GTTGTTCGGCCTTCTCTCATGCCTGGACTATTGAGAACTGTGGGCCATAATAAGGACCATCCAAAGCCTATAAAG ATTTTTGAAGTTGGTGATATAGTCCTCTTAGATGATACAAAAGATGTTGGCGCAGTAAACCGTCGCCACCTTGCTGCTCTGTATTGTGGAGCAAACTCAGGATTTGAG CTAATACATGGTCTAGTTGACAAAATCATGGAAGCAACCGGCACTAATTTTGTATCACCTGGAAACAGTACAGGCTACTATATAGAAAAATCAGAG GAGCCTGCATTTCTTCAGGGAAGACAAGCTAACGTTATTTATGGAGGAAAGCGAATTGGAACATTCGGCATTGTGCACCCTAAG GTCCTCAAGGAGTATGACATTCCAGATGTCTGCTCCTTCCTGGAGCTTGACATGCAGAGTTTCCTATAG
- the LOC107004771 gene encoding dihydroorotate dehydrogenase (quinone), mitochondrial isoform X1 — MKQRVGFALIRESLYRKLIKPSSAPPRHYCTSSANVPPLPKVPHSSKKGRLLTGATIGLLIAGGAYASTVDEATFCGWLFSATKLVNPFFAFLDPEVAHKLAVSAAARGWVPREKRPDLPILGLDVWGRRFSNPVGLAAGFDKNAEAVEGLLGLGFGFVEVGSVTPIPQDGNPKPRMFRLPNEGALINRCGFNSEGIVVVAKRLGAQHGKRKLETSSTSSPAGDEVKHGGKAGPGILGVNLGKNKTSEDAAADYVQGVHTLSQYADYLVINISSPNTPGLRQLQGRKQLKDLVKKVQAARDEMQWGEEGPPPLLVKIAPDLSKQDLEDIAAVALALRVDGLIISNTTIQRPDSVSQNPVAQETGGLSGKPLFNMSTNILKEMYLLTKGRIPLIGCGGISSGEDAYRKIRAGATLVQLYTAFGYGGPALIPNIKAELAQCLEKDGYKSIHEAVGADCR, encoded by the exons atgaaacaaagGGTTGGATTTGCATTGATTAGAGAAAGCTTGTATCGTAAGCTAATAAAACCAAGCTCTGCTCCTCCTAGACATTATTGCACTTCTTCAGCTAATGTTCCTCCATTACCTAAGGTtcctcattcttcaaaaaag GGAAGGTTGCTAACAGGAGCCACAATTGGTCTACTAATAGCTGGGGGAGCTTATGCAAGTACAGTTGATGAGGCCACCTTCTG TGGCTGGCTATTCTCAGCAACAAAGCTTGTAAATCCATTCTTTGCATTTCTGGATCCAGAGGTTGCTCACAAACTGGCAGTCTCTGCTGCAGCCCGAGGATGGGTTCCAAGGGAGAAGAGGCCTGATCTTCCTATATTGGGCCTTGATGTATGGGGAAGAAGGTTCTCAAATCCTGTTGGTCTTGCTGCTGGATTTGACAAGAATGCCGAGGCCGTTGAAGGCTTGCTTGGATTAGGTTTTGGTTTTGTTGAAGTTGGCTCAGTAACGCCCATTCCACAGGATGGCAACCCAAAACCACGTATGTTTAGGTTGCCAAATGAAGG TGCTTTAATCAATAGGTGTGGCTTCAATAGTGAAGGAATTGTTGTGGTTGCCAAAAGATTGGGTGCTCAGCATGGTAAGAGAAAGTTGGAAACATCTAGTACTTCATCTCCAGCAGGAGATGAAGTCAAGCATGGAGGGAAAGCTGGTCCTGGTATTCTTGGTGTTAACCTTGGAAAGAACAAGACAAGTGAAGATGCTGCAGCAGATTATGTCCAAGGAGTTCATACATTATCTCAGTATGCTGACTACTTG GTAATTAATATCTCATCCCCAAATACTCCAGGACTACGCCAACTTCAGGGAAGAAAGCAACTGAAGGATCTTGTGAAGAAG GTCCAGGCAGCTCGTGATGAAATGCAGTGGGGTGAGGAGGGACCTCCGCCTTTACTTGTAAAAATCGCTCCAGATTTGTCCAAACAAGATCTTGAAGATATTGCAGCG GTGGCTCTTGCTCTTCGTGTGGACGGACTG ATTATATCAAATACTACAATCCAAAGACCGGATTCAGTTAGTCAAAACCCTGTGGCACAAGAGACTGGTGGCTTGAGTGGGAAGCCACTCTTTAATATGTCAACAAATATACTTAAAGAGATGTATCTTCTGACTAAG GGAAGGATTCCTCTGATTGGTTGTGGAGGTATTAGCAG TGGCGAGGATGCATACAGAAAAATTCGAGCTGGTGCAACTCTTGTTCAGCTTTATACAGCATTTGGATATGGAGGACCTGCACTTATCCCCAATATTAAG GCTGAACTCGCGCAATGCTTAGAAAAGGATGGTTACAAGTCAATCCATGAAGCTGTTGGGGCAGACTGCAGATAG
- the LOC107004771 gene encoding dihydroorotate dehydrogenase (quinone), mitochondrial isoform X2, with product MKQRVGFALIRESLYRKLIKPSSAPPRHYCTSSANVPPLPKVPHSSKKGRLLTGATIGLLIAGGAYASTVDEATFCGWLFSATKLVNPFFAFLDPEVAHKLAVSAAARGWVPREKRPDLPILGLDVWGRRFSNPVGLAAGFDKNAEAVEGLLGLGFGFVEVGSVTPIPQDGNPKPRMFRLPNEGALINRCGFNSEGIVVVAKRLGAQHGKRKLETSSTSSPAGDEVKHGGKAGPGILGVNLGKNKTSEDAAADYVQGVHTLSQYADYLVINISSPNTPGLRQLQGRKQLKDLVKKVQAARDEMQWGEEGPPPLLVKIAPDLSKQDLEDIAAVALALRVDGLIISNTTIQRPDSVSQNPVAQETGGLSGKPLFNMSTNILKEMYLLTKGRIPLIGCGGISSGEDAYRKIRAGATLVQLYTAFGYGGPALIPNIKINEHSAHVLQHSLFL from the exons atgaaacaaagGGTTGGATTTGCATTGATTAGAGAAAGCTTGTATCGTAAGCTAATAAAACCAAGCTCTGCTCCTCCTAGACATTATTGCACTTCTTCAGCTAATGTTCCTCCATTACCTAAGGTtcctcattcttcaaaaaag GGAAGGTTGCTAACAGGAGCCACAATTGGTCTACTAATAGCTGGGGGAGCTTATGCAAGTACAGTTGATGAGGCCACCTTCTG TGGCTGGCTATTCTCAGCAACAAAGCTTGTAAATCCATTCTTTGCATTTCTGGATCCAGAGGTTGCTCACAAACTGGCAGTCTCTGCTGCAGCCCGAGGATGGGTTCCAAGGGAGAAGAGGCCTGATCTTCCTATATTGGGCCTTGATGTATGGGGAAGAAGGTTCTCAAATCCTGTTGGTCTTGCTGCTGGATTTGACAAGAATGCCGAGGCCGTTGAAGGCTTGCTTGGATTAGGTTTTGGTTTTGTTGAAGTTGGCTCAGTAACGCCCATTCCACAGGATGGCAACCCAAAACCACGTATGTTTAGGTTGCCAAATGAAGG TGCTTTAATCAATAGGTGTGGCTTCAATAGTGAAGGAATTGTTGTGGTTGCCAAAAGATTGGGTGCTCAGCATGGTAAGAGAAAGTTGGAAACATCTAGTACTTCATCTCCAGCAGGAGATGAAGTCAAGCATGGAGGGAAAGCTGGTCCTGGTATTCTTGGTGTTAACCTTGGAAAGAACAAGACAAGTGAAGATGCTGCAGCAGATTATGTCCAAGGAGTTCATACATTATCTCAGTATGCTGACTACTTG GTAATTAATATCTCATCCCCAAATACTCCAGGACTACGCCAACTTCAGGGAAGAAAGCAACTGAAGGATCTTGTGAAGAAG GTCCAGGCAGCTCGTGATGAAATGCAGTGGGGTGAGGAGGGACCTCCGCCTTTACTTGTAAAAATCGCTCCAGATTTGTCCAAACAAGATCTTGAAGATATTGCAGCG GTGGCTCTTGCTCTTCGTGTGGACGGACTG ATTATATCAAATACTACAATCCAAAGACCGGATTCAGTTAGTCAAAACCCTGTGGCACAAGAGACTGGTGGCTTGAGTGGGAAGCCACTCTTTAATATGTCAACAAATATACTTAAAGAGATGTATCTTCTGACTAAG GGAAGGATTCCTCTGATTGGTTGTGGAGGTATTAGCAG TGGCGAGGATGCATACAGAAAAATTCGAGCTGGTGCAACTCTTGTTCAGCTTTATACAGCATTTGGATATGGAGGACCTGCACTTATCCCCAATATTAAG ATTAACGAACATTCTGCTCACGTATTGCAACACTCTCTCTTTCTATAG
- the LOC107004795 gene encoding phenylalanine--tRNA ligase beta subunit, cytoplasmic isoform X1 has translation MPTVSVGRDLLFEALGRTYTDEEFDELCFQFGIELDDITTEKAIQRKEKHLEEEGVEDDGETIYKIEVPANRYDLLCLEGLAQALRIFNGLDPIPTYKVANIGKESMLEMRVKTETSKIRPYVVCAVLRGVTFDEAKYNSFIELQDRLHQNICRRRTLVAIGTHDLDTIEGPFTYEALPPAEINFVPLKQTRNFRADELMEFYKSDLKLKKFLHIIENSPVYPVIYDCKRTVLSLPPIINGAHSAISLKTKNVFIECTATDLTKANIVLNTMVTMFSVYCERKFEVEPVKVTYPDGKSYVCPDLSIYNMNVPLSYITGIIGVKLPEDKVASLLHKMQLRAEKSVSEDKEVKFVVSVPPTRSDVLHPCDVAEDVAIAYGYNEIPKRKPASLNPLPLSQFSDLIRTEIAMTGYTEVLTWILCSKKEIFSMLNREEDNSAVTIADSRTSEFEVVRPSLMPGLLRTVGHNKDHPKPIKIFEVGDIVLLDDTKDVGAVNRRHLAALYCGANSGFELIHGLVDKIMEATGTNFVSPGNSTGYYIEKSEEPAFLQGRQANVIYGGKRIGTFGIVHPKVLKEYDIPDVCSFLELDMQSFL, from the exons ATGCCAACCGTTAGCGTTGGAAGAGACCTTCTGTTCGAAGCCCTTGGCCGTACTTACA CTGATGAAGAATTCGATGAATTGTGCTTTCAGTTTGGTATTGAGCTCGACGATATA ACAACAGAAAAAGCAATACAGAGAAAAGAGAAGCATTTGGAGGAAGAGGGAGTGGAAGATGATGGAGAGACTATATACAAAATTGAAGTTCCAGCAAACAG ATATGATTTGCTTTGTCTTGAAGGACTAGCGCAAGCTCTTCGAATATTTAATGGACTTGACCCGATCCCAACATATAAGGTGGCGAATATTGGTAAAGAATCTATGCTTGAAATGCGTGTGAAAACAGAG ACATCCAAGATTCGTCCATATGTTGTATGTGCTGTTTTAAGAGGTGTAACATTTGATGAGGCTAAGTACAATAGCTTCATTGAACTACAAGATAGGCTGCATCAAAACATTTGCAG GCGAAGAACCTTGGTGGCAATTGGTACCCATGACCTAGATACAATTGAAGGACCTTTCACGTATGAG GCTTTGCCTCCTGCTGAAATAAATTTTGTGCCATTGAAGCAg ACCAGAAACTTCAGAGCTGATGAGCTGATGGAATTTTACAAA TCGGATTTGAAGCTGAAGAAGTTTCTACACATAATCGAGAATTCACCCGTGTACCCTGTTATATATGATTGTAAAAG GACTGTTTTGTCTTTACCCCCCATTATTAATGGTGCACATTCAGCCATTTCGCTGAAAACAAAGAACGTGTTTATAGAATGTACAGCCACAGATTTGACGAAGGCCAACATTGTTCTGAACACGATG GTAACTATGTTTTCAGTGTACTGTGAGCGGAAGTTTGAAGTTGAACCAGTTAAAGTTACATATCCTGATGGAAAATCGTATGTTTGTCCCGATCTTTCAATCTACAACATGAATGTGCCTTTGTCCTACATTACTGGCATCATTGGAGTTAAATTGCCGGAGGATAAG GTGGCTAGTTTGTTGCATAAAATGCAATTGCGTGCAGAGAAATCTGTATCAGAAGATAAAGAAGTCAAGTTTGTTGTATCTGTTCCTCCCACAAGAAGTGACGTTCTTCATCCATGTGATGTAGCGGAG GATGTTGCAATTGCTTATGGCTACAATGAGATCCCAAAGAGAAAACCTGCATCTTTGAATCCTTTACCTCTCAGTCAATTCAGTGATCTTATTCGTACAGAG ATTGCAATGACTGGTTATACTGAGGTGTTAACATGGATCTTGTGTTCCAAGAAAGAAATTTTCTCCATGTTGAACCGTGAAGAGGATAATTCTGCTGTGACCATTGCTGATTCTCGTACGTCTGAATTTGAG GTTGTTCGGCCTTCTCTCATGCCTGGACTATTGAGAACTGTGGGCCATAATAAGGACCATCCAAAGCCTATAAAG ATTTTTGAAGTTGGTGATATAGTCCTCTTAGATGATACAAAAGATGTTGGCGCAGTAAACCGTCGCCACCTTGCTGCTCTGTATTGTGGAGCAAACTCAGGATTTGAG CTAATACATGGTCTAGTTGACAAAATCATGGAAGCAACCGGCACTAATTTTGTATCACCTGGAAACAGTACAGGCTACTATATAGAAAAATCAGAG GAGCCTGCATTTCTTCAGGGAAGACAAGCTAACGTTATTTATGGAGGAAAGCGAATTGGAACATTCGGCATTGTGCACCCTAAG GTCCTCAAGGAGTATGACATTCCAGATGTCTGCTCCTTCCTGGAGCTTGACATGCAGAGTTTCCTATAG
- the LOC107004785 gene encoding LOW QUALITY PROTEIN: BAHD acyltransferase At5g47980-like (The sequence of the model RefSeq protein was modified relative to this genomic sequence to represent the inferred CDS: substituted 1 base at 1 genomic stop codon) produces the protein MEKKVEITSQNLIKPKVCHFESFSFSALDQLAPLPHYPIFLYYPNDNKKSTNISTKSQQLKNSLSKILSDFYPFAGRLINENTSISFNNHNNDDFGVLFIEAFAHNYNLQXDILLSGIKTNTCGHFLPTLDSLLQTHLLIVQVTFFECGGMILGCWVSHKLSDATSICSFINNWASTAREAAVDAQLLMKLQIDLLLTPDFKTGVKIFPPTQKPYPSPFTNFIFNKQQLVSKIFLFNGPSIANLKTKALSKDVPSPTRVEAASALIWKCATVSSKSSSGLLIISPS, from the exons ATGGAGAAAAAAGTAGAGATAACatcacaaaatttgataaaaccTAAAGTTTGTCATTTTGAATCCTTCAGTTTTTCAGCTCTAGATCAACTTGCTCCCCTTCCTCACTAtccaatttttctatactatccAAATG ataataaaaaatcaaccaACATATCAACAAAATCCCAACAACTAAAAAATTCATTATCCAAAATTCTATCTGATTTTTATCCATTTGCTGGTAGATTAATCAATGAAAACACTTCAATAAGTttcaataatcacaataatgATGATTTTGGTGTATTATTTATTGAAGCTTTTGCACATAACTATAATCTCCAATAGGATATTCTTCTCTCAGGCATTAAAACAAACACTTGTGGACACTTTCTCCCAACACTTGATTCACTATTGCAAACTCATTTGTTGATTGTTCAAGTCACATTCTTTGAATGTGGAGGCATGATTCTAGGTTGTTGGGTTTCTCATAAGTTATCCGACGCTACGTCTATTTGTAGTTTCATCAATAACTGGGCATCCACTGCTCGAGAAGCAGCAGTGGATGCCCAGTTATTGATGAAACTACAAATAGAC TTATTACTGACCCCTGATTTTAAAACAGGGGTCAAAATCTTCCCACCTACCCAAAAACCCTATCCATCACCATTCACTaacttcatttttaataaacaaCAACTCGTTTCGAAGATCTTCTTGTTTAATGGACCTAGCATCGCGAATCTCAAGACTAAAGCTTTATCTAAGGATGTACCTAGCCCTACGCGTGTTGAAGCCGCGTCAGCTCTGATATGGAAATGTGCGACTGTCTCATCTAAAAGCAGCTCTG GTTTGTTGATCATATCTCCTTCCTAG